In the Malus domestica chromosome 16, GDT2T_hap1 genome, one interval contains:
- the LOC139193099 gene encoding uncharacterized protein — protein MERLLAHWYAIAKHLYWGINLIEFLAEDDNGPVLSLDKVQAAPAELDDNRPQVKDPLEEINVGTADDPWPLFISALLPHAMKVELHQLLHEFKDCFAWSYHEMFIQTTRYIEWLANIVPVLKKNGALRICIDFQNLNLATPKDAYPMPISDLLIDAAANHEMLSFMDGHAGYNQIFIIEADVHKTAFRCPGALRTYEWVVMPFGLKNAGATYQHAMNTIFHDLIGTTIKVYIDDVVVIAQTNVIRYMLTRPIVKCRIRKWTLALSEFSLQYVLQKAVKGQTLVDFLAHHHSPYRFGGNDVEIGMVEAHDNYWTMYFDGSSTSTLVGVGIILQFPHQHRWFFSLKLDFDCTNNQVEYEALIIGLSMLHDLRAVRVLIFSNSELVINQLNGTFRCMSCTLAPYHMVANYLVESFDGITFKHISCGQNTVADELAQIASEAQLLRGKSGPMIPVLRQSYPALVNQQVLQRDQVIRTWVMSLPSLLEREDPVDIYAVETLPNDWRRPIMQYLNDPRGKHDQKTRVHATNYVSY, from the exons ATGGAACgcctgctggcccattggtatgctaTTGCCAAGCACCTGTATTGGGGCATCAACTTAATCGAATTTTTGGCCGAAGACGATAACGGCCCGGTACTATCGTTGGATAAAGTTCAGGCTGCACCAGCCGAGCTCGACGACAACCGACCCCAAGTAAAGGATCCTCtagaggaaataaatgttggaacggCCGATGATCCTTGGCCGCTCTTTATTAGTGCATTATTGCCCCATGCCATGAAAGTTGAACTCCATCAATTGCTTCAcgagtttaaagattgttttgcttggagttatcatgaaat GTTTATCCAAACCACTCGATACATCGAGTGGTTAGCGAATATCGTACCCGTACTTAAGAAAAATGGGGCCCTACGCATTTgcattgattttcaaaatttgaatctggCAACACCCAAGGATGCATATCCTATGCCCATTTCAGATTTGCTTATCGACGCCGCGGCTAATCATGAAATGCTGTCAttcatggatggacatgccggttATAACCAGATATTTATTATCGAGGCCGATGTTCATAAAACTGCTTTTCGCTGCCCGGGGGCACTTAGAACCTACGagtgggttgtcatgccattcggtctAAAGAACGCTGGTGCCACATACCAACACGCGATGaacaccatttttcatgacctaatcGGCACTACCATAAAAGTGTATATTGATGATGTCGTG GTCATCGCCCAAACAAATGTCATTCGATATATGCTTACTCGGCCAATAGTCAAATGCCGAATCAGGAAATGGACACTGGCATTATCAGAGTTTAGTTTGCAGTACGTCCTACAAAAAGCCGTCAAAGGACAAACGCTTGTTGATTTCTTAGCCCATCACCATTCTCCTTATAGGTTCGGGGGCAATGATGTTGAAATCGGAATGGTGGAAGCACATGACaattattggacgatgtatttcgatggttccaGCACGTCGACATTGGTTGGCGTGGGGATCATCCTCCAGTTTCCACACCAACACCGTTGGTTCTTTTCCCTTAAGTTAGATTTCGATTGTACCAACAATCAGGTCGAGTACGAAGCCCTTATTATCGGCCTTAGCATGCTTCATGATTTACGCGCTGTTCGTGTCCTCATTTTCAGCAATTCAGAGCTTGTGATCAACCAACTCAATGGCACTTTTCGGTGTATGAGTTGCACTTTGGCGCCCTATCACATGGTGGCCAATTACTTGGTCGAGTCGTTCGACGGTATCACATTCAAACATATTTCCTGTGGACAGAACACCGTCGCAGACGAACTCGCTCAGATAGCTTCCGAAGCACAACTCCTGAGGGGTAAAAGTGGACCGATGATACCCGTTTTACGGCAATCATATCCAGCTTTGGTTAATCAACAAGTCCTTCAGCGTGACCAAGTCATCCGTACATGGGtaatgtccttaccttcgttaTTGGAACGGGAGGATCCTGTAGATATTTACGCGGTCGAGACGCTACCAAACGATTGGAGAAGGCCAATTATGCAATACCTTAATGATCCTAGAGGTAAACACGACCAAAAGACAAGGGTCCACGCCACAAACTACGTCTCATACTAG
- the LOC103453831 gene encoding probable receptor-like serine/threonine-protein kinase At5g57670, with translation MKYIRTNSLKRLFSLKWRSLEEVTSLNGSKGVENNEILKNVEAKEISPRPTWKCFSYEEISDATNVFSSGGYAEVYRGVLENGEEIVVKRLTKTVTDERKEKEFLNEIGTIGHVCHSNVLSLVGCCIDNGLYLIFHFSSKGSVASLLHDEDLAPLDWKTRYKITIGRARGLGYLHKGCQRRIIHRDIKSTNILLTLDLEPQISDFGLAKWLPSQWTHHSIAPIEGTFGHLAPEYYMHGIMDEKTDVFAFGVILLELISGRKPVDGSNQSLHGWAKPILNLGEIERLVDPRLRGAFDVTQLKRLAFAGSLCIRASPTWRPPMNEVLEVMESEGQIDKERWKMAEEEVDEFWGFEDLEYECNASFSISPHDSISTASC, from the exons ATGAAATACATTAGAACAAACAGCCTGAAAAGgctattctccctcaaatggaGAAGCTTAGAGGAAGTCACTAGTCTGAATGGCTCCAAAGGTGTAGAAAACAATGAAATCCTGAAGAATGTTGAAGCAAAAGAGATTTCTCCAAGACCCACTTGGAAATGCTTCTCCTATGAAGAGATTTCTGATGCCACAAATGTTTTTAGCTCAG GAGGGTATGCAGAAGTTTATAGAGGAGTTCTGGAAAATGGTGAGGAAATTGTGGTGAAGAGGCTCACAAAAACTGTGACTGATGAGAGGAAAGAGAAGGAGTTCTTGAATGAGATTGGGACCATTGGCCatgtttgccactcaaatgtgtTGTCTCTTGTGGGTTGTTGTATTGATAATGGCCTTTATCTCATCTTCCATTTCTCCTCCAAAGGCTCTGTTGCTTCTCTTCTCCATG ATGAGGATTTGGCACCTCTGGATTGGAAAACAAGGTACAAGATAACTATTGGGAGAGCAAGAGGCCTCGGCTACTTGCACAAGGGCTGCCAGAGAAGGATAATTCATAGGGACATAAAGTCCACAAATATTCTATTGACTCTAGATTTGGAACCACAG ATATCAGATTTTGGACTGGCAAAGTGGCTTCCATCTCAATGGACTCATCATTCAATTGCTCCAATTGAAGGGACATTTGG GCACTTAGCACCAGAGTACTATATGCATGGGATTATGGATGAGAAAACAGATGTGTTTGCTTTTGGAGTGATTTTATTAGAGCTCATCTCAGGCAGGAAACCAGTGGATGGCTCTAACCAAAGCTTACATGGCTGG GCAAAACCAATTTTGAATCTTGGGGAGATTGAAAGGCTAGTAGATCCAAGGCTTAGAGGGGCCTTTGATGTTACACAGCTGAAAAGACTCGCCTTTGCAGGATCTCTCTgcattagagcatctccaacatGGCGCCCTCCTATGAACGAG GTATTGGAGGTGATGGAATCAGAAGGGCAAATAGACAAAGAGAGATGGAAGATGGCAGAGGAAGAAGTAGATGAGTTTTGGGGTTTTGAGGATCTAGAATATGAGTGCAACGCTTCCTTCTCAATTTCACCACACGATTCCATATCAACAGCAAGTTGTTAA
- the LOC103453832 gene encoding uncharacterized protein, whose protein sequence is MGDRERDRDRDRDRIRDRDRDRERRRERDDRDRDRVRIKSSRTPERTRPRHTRSPTRSPDRYRSRTRSISRSRSPDDRSHRRRQHHHRSPSPEPRKRQRRESTVEDERERQKAAVSNSVEGISKEHKTQQKPSSDGGGGEGMDEDEIEMMKKLGIPIGFDSTKGKPVAGADVSGVRAVTKRQPRQYMNRRGGFNRPLPAERNR, encoded by the coding sequence ATGGGGGACCGAGAACGAGACAGGGACCGGGATCGTGACCGAATTCGGGACAGAGACCGTGACCGAGAAAGACGCCGAGAGCGAGACGACCGCGACCGTGACCGCGTCCGCATCAAGAGTTCACGTACACCTGAACGCACCAGACCGCGCCACACCCGCTCCCCCACGCGCTCGCCCGACCGGTACCGCTCCCGCACTCGCTCCATCTCCCGTTCTCGGTCTCCAGACGACAGGTCCCACCGGCGGCGCCAGCACCACCACCGCAGCCCCTCGCCAGAGCCACGCAAGCGCCAGCGCCGTGAGTCGACTGTAGAGGACGAGAGGGAGCGGCAGAAGGCGGCGGTTTCGAACTCCGTTGAGGGCATCTCGAAGGAGCATAAAACTCAGCAGAAGCCGAGCagcgatggtggtggtggtgagggTATGGACGAGGACGAAATTGAGATGATGAAGAAATTGGGGATTCCGATTGGGTTCGACTCGACAAAAGGGAAGCCAGTGGCGGGCGCAGATGTGAGTGGCGTTAGGGCGGTCACTAAGCGGCAGCCGAGACAGTATATGAATCGCCGCGGTGGATTTAATCGGCCGTTGCCTGCCGAGCGCAATCGCTAG